Proteins encoded within one genomic window of Citricoccus muralis:
- a CDS encoding LCP family protein: MTDALMDTPHRDRPRKKSRKGLIAILIALVLFIGAIVFIAWSLFGRLSDIETIDNAFPDESLRPAAVEPPDGEDAPLNILLLGSDTRADTSTSLLSDLGSRADTIMVAHIPSDRESVQIMSIMRDSWVEIPGHGNAKVNAAMAYGGVPLMVQTVEGLIDQRIDHVAVADFNGFKNITDALGGVTVNNPRAFTASSPVNIPFEAGEITLNGDEALAFVRERKSFSDGDYTRVANQQLFLQSVAGQVLSRETLTNPGKLSDLIGATTPYVALDHELGLTKMIQLGSSMSSTRASDISSFTLPTNGTGREGGGQSVVYVDWDELENVRTRFAEDDLVGYEPAAY; this comes from the coding sequence ATGACCGACGCGCTAATGGACACTCCCCACCGTGATCGCCCGCGGAAGAAGAGCCGCAAGGGCTTGATAGCTATTCTCATCGCGCTGGTGCTGTTCATCGGTGCCATCGTGTTCATCGCGTGGAGCCTCTTCGGTCGACTCAGCGATATCGAGACCATTGACAACGCCTTCCCAGATGAGTCCCTTCGCCCCGCCGCAGTCGAGCCTCCGGATGGCGAGGACGCCCCGCTGAACATCCTGCTGTTGGGTTCCGATACCCGTGCGGACACCTCCACGTCTCTGCTGTCTGACCTGGGCAGCCGCGCCGACACGATTATGGTGGCGCATATTCCTTCCGACCGCGAATCTGTGCAGATCATGTCGATCATGCGTGACTCGTGGGTGGAGATCCCCGGTCACGGCAACGCGAAGGTCAATGCCGCCATGGCCTACGGCGGCGTTCCGTTGATGGTGCAGACCGTGGAGGGGCTCATCGACCAGCGCATCGACCACGTGGCCGTGGCGGACTTCAACGGTTTCAAGAACATCACCGACGCTTTGGGCGGGGTCACCGTGAACAATCCGCGCGCCTTCACAGCATCCTCCCCGGTGAACATCCCCTTCGAAGCCGGCGAGATCACGCTGAATGGTGATGAGGCTTTGGCCTTCGTCCGCGAGCGCAAGTCCTTCTCGGATGGCGACTACACGCGTGTGGCCAACCAGCAGCTGTTCTTGCAGTCCGTGGCCGGCCAGGTACTCTCGCGTGAAACCCTGACCAACCCGGGCAAGCTCTCGGATCTGATCGGTGCCACCACCCCGTACGTGGCTCTGGACCATGAGCTGGGCCTGACCAAGATGATCCAGCTGGGCTCCTCCATGTCTTCCACCCGCGCCTCGGACATCTCCAGCTTCACCCTGCCGACCAACGGCACGGGCCGCGAAGGCGGCGGTCAGTCTGTCGTCTACGTGGATTGGGACGAGCTCGAGAACGTGCGCACCCGCTTCGCAGAGGATGACCTGGTGGGCTACGAGCCCGCCGCTTACTGA
- a CDS encoding glycerophosphodiester phosphodiesterase family protein, which translates to MPRYLTDSLPGRHGWPIALAHRGADPDRENTLAAFSAAVDRGFGYLELDVRTTADGVPVVFHDETLERITTGAGPLAERTWDELAQFRVVGEHPDGSPGEPLLLFEDLLSAFPHIHLNVDLKDAASAEAVATVVHRHDAWARVLVASFVDAHRIAYRDHARRLTGRDDLPIAHSGGTRAVATLVFTHRFPLPVFRKVVERLRRDVDLHAVQVPVRSGPIPVVTARFVERCHQVGLAVHVWVVDDPAEMERLLALGVDGLVTDNGAGLAEVMAARGHWPQR; encoded by the coding sequence ATGCCCCGCTACCTCACCGACTCGCTGCCCGGCCGTCACGGCTGGCCCATCGCCCTGGCCCACCGTGGCGCCGACCCGGACCGGGAGAACACCCTCGCCGCCTTCAGTGCAGCGGTCGACCGTGGCTTCGGGTACCTCGAGCTCGACGTGCGCACCACTGCTGACGGCGTGCCCGTGGTCTTCCACGACGAGACCCTGGAGCGCATCACCACCGGTGCCGGGCCGCTGGCCGAGCGCACGTGGGACGAGCTCGCCCAGTTCCGGGTGGTGGGGGAGCATCCGGACGGCAGTCCGGGTGAACCGCTGCTGCTGTTCGAGGACCTGCTCTCCGCGTTCCCGCACATTCACCTCAACGTGGATCTGAAAGACGCCGCCTCCGCGGAGGCAGTGGCCACCGTCGTCCACCGGCACGATGCGTGGGCGCGGGTATTAGTGGCCTCGTTCGTTGATGCCCATCGCATCGCCTACCGCGATCACGCTCGCCGGCTCACCGGCCGCGATGATCTGCCCATAGCCCATTCCGGGGGCACTCGCGCCGTGGCCACACTGGTGTTCACTCACAGGTTCCCGCTGCCCGTGTTCCGCAAGGTCGTCGAGCGGCTCCGGCGTGACGTCGATCTGCATGCGGTGCAGGTGCCCGTGCGGTCCGGGCCGATTCCGGTGGTCACCGCCCGATTCGTGGAGCGTTGCCACCAGGTGGGTCTGGCCGTGCATGTCTGGGTGGTGGACGATCCGGCCGAGATGGAGCGGCTGCTGGCGCTCGGCGTCGATGGGCTCGTCACCGACAACGGTGCGGGGCTGGCCGAGGTCATGGCCGCACGCGGCCACTGGCCCCAGCGGTAG